A region from the Desulfitobacterium dehalogenans ATCC 51507 genome encodes:
- a CDS encoding G5 and 3D domain-containing protein, with protein MYSLPIATYTDYWRSAKNRSLTMGGTLVLAGSTLLYAPADAFPKRIELTLPVFERNNPALSPIPDAPALGREGTLLNPEGTVLSSEGEIGAAEGSVTESVHGDGEPLIPTIGGQVAMTYRIEDVEIPISTEYIESNNMLPGTSQVQEEGQVGMERHVIRTTTVGGEINDELIIHQFELNAPKKRVVIQNTKPVEREDVDLSQYSIVKTFEVEATAYTYTGNATATGVWPREGLIAVDPRVIPLGTEVYVEGYGYAIAADTGGAIKGNIIDVFFPSLQRCIQWGRRPVVIHILGNA; from the coding sequence ATGTATTCATTACCTATAGCTACCTATACGGATTATTGGCGTTCAGCGAAAAATCGTAGTCTGACCATGGGGGGGACGTTGGTACTGGCAGGAAGTACGTTGCTCTATGCTCCAGCGGATGCCTTTCCCAAAAGAATCGAATTGACACTTCCTGTGTTCGAAAGAAACAATCCAGCCCTATCTCCTATACCCGACGCCCCAGCTTTGGGAAGGGAGGGAACCCTCCTGAATCCGGAGGGGACGGTTCTTTCTTCGGAAGGGGAGATAGGGGCTGCCGAGGGATCTGTGACGGAGAGTGTCCATGGGGATGGGGAACCGCTCATTCCCACTATCGGTGGTCAAGTGGCCATGACCTATCGTATCGAAGATGTGGAAATCCCCATCAGTACAGAGTATATTGAGTCGAATAATATGCTTCCTGGTACGAGTCAGGTTCAGGAAGAGGGCCAGGTAGGTATGGAGCGCCATGTTATCCGTACCACCACCGTAGGGGGGGAGATTAACGATGAGCTCATCATTCATCAATTTGAGCTCAATGCCCCGAAGAAAAGGGTGGTAATCCAGAATACAAAGCCTGTAGAACGGGAGGATGTGGATCTCAGCCAGTACAGTATCGTCAAGACCTTTGAGGTGGAAGCTACGGCCTATACCTATACAGGCAACGCGACGGCGACGGGAGTTTGGCCGCGAGAAGGGTTGATTGCGGTGGACCCGCGCGTGATTCCTTTAGGGACTGAAGTTTATGTGGAAGGGTATGGCTATGCCATAGCTGCTGATACGGGAGGGGCGATTAAAGGCAATATTATTGATGTCTTTTTTCCAAGTTTACAGCGATGTATTCAATGGGGAAGAAGGCCGGTAGTTATCCATATACTGGGAAATGCATAA
- a CDS encoding 3D domain-containing protein, with translation MSEKTRTSVFSLVRSSRKAQISVTLLTVVFIVASVFLLKAKTITVVIDGGTQSLTTLYSTVGAALEHSKLGIYPEDIVKPNRETGITKGLEVKITRSLPVELTVDGQVYPARTPASTVGEALVDLSNRLGLDLKVTDEVNLQREAMLVADAKLEVRRAVPIKVKVDGKEIDTYLAPRTVEETLEKLDIVLNEKDKVSLPMNQMIEAEDEIQVVRVEEKIETMTNDIPYQTVAQPADFPVGLPDKVVTKGVNGQHEQTMKITLEDGVEVAREVLKQEVLRAPVNQVVSRGSQTTISRGGKTIEFKRAYVMRASAYSGGGRTATGHETRYGVIAVDPRVIPLGTEVYVDGYGEAVALDTGGAIKGNRVDLYMNTEDACWSWGVRSVVVYVR, from the coding sequence ATGTCAGAGAAGACACGAACTTCGGTTTTTTCCTTAGTTCGTAGCTCCCGTAAAGCCCAAATCTCCGTTACGTTACTGACTGTAGTATTCATCGTAGCATCAGTATTTTTGTTGAAAGCCAAGACCATCACCGTTGTGATTGATGGAGGAACACAGAGCCTCACAACCCTCTACTCAACTGTCGGTGCAGCCCTTGAGCATTCAAAGCTTGGTATTTACCCTGAGGATATCGTGAAGCCGAATCGCGAGACGGGAATCACGAAAGGATTAGAAGTTAAGATTACGCGAAGCCTCCCTGTGGAGTTGACTGTGGATGGACAAGTGTATCCGGCTCGGACTCCCGCATCTACAGTGGGTGAGGCCCTGGTCGATTTATCAAATCGTTTGGGATTGGATCTCAAGGTAACGGATGAGGTTAATCTCCAGCGGGAGGCTATGCTAGTAGCCGATGCTAAACTTGAAGTCCGGCGGGCAGTTCCCATTAAGGTCAAAGTAGATGGTAAGGAAATCGATACATATTTGGCCCCGCGCACAGTAGAAGAAACTTTAGAGAAGCTTGATATTGTTTTAAACGAAAAGGATAAGGTATCTCTACCAATGAATCAAATGATAGAGGCCGAGGACGAGATTCAAGTGGTTCGGGTAGAGGAAAAGATTGAGACAATGACCAATGACATTCCCTATCAGACGGTTGCTCAGCCGGCGGATTTTCCAGTGGGATTGCCGGATAAGGTCGTGACAAAAGGAGTAAACGGCCAGCATGAGCAAACTATGAAGATTACTTTGGAAGATGGGGTAGAGGTTGCACGAGAGGTCTTGAAGCAGGAGGTTTTACGAGCTCCTGTGAATCAAGTAGTTTCGAGAGGATCACAGACCACCATTTCCCGTGGTGGCAAAACCATTGAATTTAAGCGCGCTTATGTGATGAGAGCTTCCGCCTATTCCGGCGGCGGAAGGACAGCAACAGGACATGAAACTCGCTACGGGGTTATTGCCGTAGATCCGCGCGTTATTCCTTTAGGAACAGAAGTTTATGTGGATGGATATGGTGAGGCAGTCGCACTGGACACCGGGGGTGCGATCAAAGGAAACCGGGTTGATTTATATATGAATACGGAGGATGCCTGCTGGTCTTGGGGCGTTCGCTCCGTAGTGGTTTATGTAAGATAA
- a CDS encoding N-acetylmuramoyl-L-alanine amidase family protein: MRRPVVIPGKQTQGMAVIIVLTVMLGLVLSVFYQGSAAVLGPLETKAKVVIDAGHGGYDPGAITKQGIYEKEINLEMAKRVKELLGPAGIEVILTREEDIDYVPEGVRGRQPKKQADLNYRIALASQAEANALISLHLNATPSGRNTGAETFYYFNSEEGKRLAETIQQELIKVPGMNRRIAKPGDFYLIKNAPMPAVIVELGYISNPKEFARLRQPWYQDQLAQAVAKGVANYFGLP, translated from the coding sequence TTGCGAAGACCCGTAGTGATTCCTGGCAAGCAGACTCAGGGCATGGCGGTAATTATCGTCTTGACCGTGATGCTTGGATTAGTCCTTTCTGTATTTTATCAAGGTTCTGCAGCAGTTCTGGGACCTCTTGAAACAAAGGCTAAGGTTGTGATTGATGCAGGCCATGGTGGATATGATCCGGGAGCGATCACAAAGCAAGGAATCTATGAAAAGGAAATAAATCTGGAAATGGCCAAGCGTGTCAAGGAGCTGCTGGGGCCTGCCGGTATCGAGGTTATTCTGACCAGGGAAGAGGATATTGATTATGTACCAGAAGGGGTCCGGGGCAGGCAGCCCAAGAAACAGGCCGATCTTAACTATCGTATCGCCCTGGCCTCACAAGCAGAGGCCAATGCTCTGATCAGCTTACATCTGAATGCCACACCCTCAGGGCGAAATACCGGTGCCGAAACCTTTTATTATTTTAACTCTGAAGAGGGTAAACGCTTAGCGGAAACGATTCAGCAAGAGCTTATCAAGGTTCCGGGAATGAATCGCAGGATTGCCAAGCCGGGGGATTTTTATCTTATTAAAAACGCTCCCATGCCTGCTGTAATTGTAGAATTAGGATATATCAGCAATCCTAAAGAATTTGCCAGACTACGGCAGCCCTGGTATCAGGATCAGTTGGCCCAGGCTGTGGCTAAAGGCGTGGCCAATTATTTCGGCTTGCCTTAA
- a CDS encoding glycosyl hydrolase family 18 protein yields MKRFLTLNLIAVLVLSLSLVGCNKPQQQQQSTQAPNQIATESGEPPKAEAETREDVLGNEKRVVMGFYTDPEGEIPGSKESMMKNIKLMDEVSFFWYSFDANGKILTTGKKDLSIKEAAQKNGAKAYALIHNMRGGLFDANLAHSVFANPQTRSKFVNNIVQLTLNEKWDGVAIDIEKTPPADRNNFTTFLGELHGALKAKDKVLNVSIPAKFIDYPSDLWSGAYDYAAIGKNADQIVLMTYDEHGLGTTAGPISSHAWVNKVISYAVTKIPREKIVLGLPVYSFDWGSNKPTMPDYLSFDQSMARAKKHGVQVGYDEEHKVPWYTYTANGVRHEVYFENKQSLQPKMEYAREHKLHGVAIWRIGMEDPAIWDSLVKTYGTNKNKK; encoded by the coding sequence ATGAAGCGGTTTCTGACTTTAAATTTAATAGCTGTTCTGGTATTGAGTCTTAGCTTAGTCGGGTGTAATAAACCTCAACAACAACAGCAAAGCACCCAAGCGCCGAATCAGATCGCTACTGAAAGCGGCGAACCTCCAAAAGCTGAGGCAGAGACCCGTGAGGATGTTCTAGGAAACGAGAAGCGTGTGGTCATGGGCTTTTATACGGATCCTGAAGGGGAAATTCCCGGATCCAAAGAATCCATGATGAAGAACATCAAATTGATGGATGAGGTTTCCTTCTTCTGGTATTCCTTTGATGCCAATGGAAAAATCCTCACCACAGGGAAAAAGGATCTCAGCATCAAAGAAGCAGCGCAAAAGAATGGGGCTAAAGCCTACGCTTTGATCCATAATATGCGTGGCGGTCTCTTCGATGCCAATCTGGCTCACAGTGTCTTCGCCAATCCTCAGACCCGGTCCAAATTTGTCAATAATATTGTGCAATTGACGCTGAATGAAAAATGGGATGGAGTGGCCATTGATATCGAAAAAACTCCACCCGCCGACCGCAATAACTTCACAACCTTCTTAGGGGAACTCCATGGTGCCTTAAAAGCCAAAGACAAAGTGCTCAACGTGTCCATTCCGGCTAAGTTCATCGATTATCCATCCGACCTTTGGTCTGGTGCATACGATTATGCAGCCATCGGTAAAAATGCCGACCAAATCGTGCTGATGACCTATGATGAGCATGGACTGGGAACCACCGCCGGACCGATATCTTCCCACGCTTGGGTGAATAAGGTGATCTCCTATGCCGTCACCAAAATCCCAAGGGAAAAGATCGTTTTAGGACTTCCTGTCTACTCCTTTGACTGGGGATCCAACAAGCCCACCATGCCCGATTATCTCTCTTTTGATCAAAGCATGGCCCGTGCGAAAAAGCATGGGGTACAGGTAGGATACGATGAAGAGCATAAAGTTCCCTGGTATACCTACACAGCCAATGGCGTTCGTCATGAAGTATACTTTGAAAATAAGCAAAGCTTACAACCCAAGATGGAATATGCCCGGGAGCATAAACTCCATGGCGTGGCTATCTGGAGAATAGGGATGGAAGATCCGGCAATTTGGGACAGCTTAGTTAAGACCTACGGAACCAATAAAAATAAGAAATAG
- the rnmV gene encoding ribonuclease M5: protein MVEELIVVEGKNDAHAVRRALGNVDVLWTEGYGLTQEKLLYIAEMAKRRGVIVFTDPDSVGEQIRERIRRYVPEAKHVYLSKKDARSPKDDDIGVENASPEDIQKAFQKIRTDALHSEQNNSGVQVKEVLFEIKDLLEAGLVGLNHSAERRLAVGKILGIGDANGKQFLHRLNRFGITHEEFDKAVREAIHGERSELYPAHP from the coding sequence ATGGTTGAAGAGTTAATCGTAGTGGAAGGTAAAAATGATGCTCATGCAGTGCGCAGAGCTTTAGGGAATGTGGATGTACTTTGGACGGAAGGTTATGGGTTGACCCAGGAAAAATTGCTTTACATCGCCGAGATGGCAAAGCGCCGGGGAGTGATCGTGTTTACGGATCCTGACTCCGTGGGGGAGCAAATCCGGGAACGAATCCGGCGATACGTGCCGGAAGCCAAGCATGTTTATTTGTCCAAAAAAGATGCCCGTTCCCCAAAAGATGATGATATTGGCGTAGAAAATGCAAGCCCCGAGGATATTCAAAAGGCTTTCCAGAAGATTAGGACGGATGCACTCCATTCTGAACAAAATAACAGTGGAGTTCAGGTTAAAGAGGTGCTGTTTGAAATAAAAGATTTGCTGGAAGCAGGGCTGGTGGGATTGAACCATTCTGCAGAACGACGCTTGGCTGTGGGGAAAATCTTAGGTATTGGGGATGCTAATGGCAAGCAATTTTTACATCGCTTAAATCGGTTTGGGATTACCCATGAGGAATTTGACAAGGCGGTTAGGGAGGCTATTCATGGAGAACGCAGCGAATTATACCCGGCGCATCCTTAA
- the rsmA gene encoding 16S rRNA (adenine(1518)-N(6)/adenine(1519)-N(6))-dimethyltransferase RsmA: protein MENAANYTRRILKGGAKAHKSLGQNFLMDDRVIENIVAASVKEPAIPIVEIGPGLGVLTRVLAQKAQKVWAVELDQGKVNVLQKELQGLPIEILNMDALKLNLKDIWGTKKGVLVGNLPYYITSPLLMHFLEQKDSLHSMVVMVQKEVADRLVAKPGRKDYGVLSIAAQVSAQPEKLFEVPPQAFWPAPKVTSAVVRFDLRSYPGFRVQEKDFFRVVKASFSQRRKTLGNSLAGGLGIPKQQVGEILAAAGVDEQRRAETLSIEEFQAVTEAVLKIQVKVAELNK from the coding sequence ATGGAGAACGCAGCGAATTATACCCGGCGCATCCTTAAGGGCGGTGCTAAAGCCCATAAATCCTTAGGGCAGAATTTTTTGATGGATGACCGGGTCATTGAGAATATAGTGGCAGCCAGTGTCAAAGAGCCGGCAATCCCCATCGTAGAGATTGGACCGGGACTGGGGGTCCTTACCCGGGTCTTGGCCCAAAAAGCTCAGAAGGTATGGGCGGTAGAGCTGGACCAGGGAAAAGTGAATGTACTGCAGAAGGAACTGCAAGGATTACCGATAGAGATTCTCAATATGGATGCATTAAAGCTGAACTTAAAGGACATCTGGGGAACAAAGAAAGGGGTACTGGTGGGGAATCTCCCTTATTACATTACCAGCCCTTTGCTTATGCATTTTTTGGAGCAAAAGGACTCCTTGCATAGTATGGTGGTCATGGTCCAAAAGGAAGTGGCAGATCGTTTGGTTGCCAAACCTGGCAGAAAGGACTACGGAGTGCTTTCTATAGCGGCCCAGGTCTCAGCCCAACCGGAGAAACTGTTTGAAGTCCCGCCCCAAGCTTTCTGGCCGGCACCTAAAGTCACTTCAGCAGTAGTGCGCTTTGACCTGCGCTCTTACCCGGGATTCCGGGTACAGGAAAAGGATTTCTTTCGAGTAGTAAAGGCCTCTTTCAGTCAAAGGCGCAAAACCTTAGGAAATTCCTTGGCCGGAGGACTTGGCATCCCTAAGCAGCAGGTCGGTGAGATTCTCGCCGCAGCCGGAGTGGATGAACAAAGGAGAGCGGAAACCTTAAGCATAGAGGAGTTTCAAGCTGTGACGGAAGCGGTTTTAAAAATCCAGGTCAAAGTGGCAGAACTCAATAAATAG
- a CDS encoding methylenetetrahydrofolate reductase C-terminal domain-containing protein: MENRFKQSLLDPNTLSVTWELVPGRGAREKAQESALLAAEQAAKGGKVHALTITDNPGGNPAILADYLGQEILKLGIEPLVHFTCKDKNRNQMESQLYALDRAEVRSLLVMTGDYTVSGFKGRPKPVFDLDPTHALELITQMNQGLGIPGPKGMSYHQTSDFFAGAAVSPFKGTEAEQMVQYYKLKKKVASGAQFIVTQLGYDVRKIHEVLQFMKLNDLNVPLVGNIYILPFGAAKIMNQNQLPGCVVTDKLLAEIDKERTAEDKGVGARLLRAAKMYALMKGMGFAGVHIGGHNIKYEQVEYVIEKGEELSKDWMALIPEFDYPMPNGFYYYEKDPKTGLNTTTPVNRKNLPLDAPVGVAYSGMRMMHSMLFTPGKNFFPVMRKIYKGRKDNRKHGFEHLAKVITNDCKDCGDCAMFELAYLCPMSQCPKNQRNGACGGSYQGWCEVYPNQKQCIYVRAYARLKKYSEEGDLDSHHIPPANWDLYQTSSWSNFFLGRDHSGEILGIPTPEEEEKAKSVDSTKQDVSK, translated from the coding sequence ATGGAGAACCGTTTTAAACAGTCTTTATTGGACCCTAACACCCTCTCCGTCACTTGGGAACTGGTCCCTGGGAGAGGAGCACGTGAGAAAGCTCAAGAAAGCGCATTGCTTGCTGCAGAACAGGCAGCTAAGGGCGGTAAGGTTCATGCCCTGACCATCACCGATAACCCCGGAGGAAACCCTGCTATTCTCGCCGATTATCTTGGTCAGGAGATTCTCAAGCTGGGAATAGAGCCCCTTGTCCATTTTACCTGTAAGGATAAGAACCGCAATCAGATGGAGAGCCAGCTTTATGCTCTTGATCGGGCAGAAGTCCGCAGCCTCTTGGTAATGACCGGAGATTATACGGTCTCTGGCTTTAAAGGCCGCCCCAAGCCGGTCTTTGACCTTGATCCTACCCATGCTTTAGAACTCATCACCCAAATGAATCAAGGGCTTGGTATTCCTGGCCCTAAGGGAATGTCTTATCACCAAACCAGTGATTTCTTTGCCGGTGCCGCCGTTTCTCCCTTTAAGGGCACGGAAGCAGAGCAAATGGTCCAATATTATAAACTGAAGAAAAAAGTGGCCAGCGGAGCCCAATTTATTGTCACCCAGCTTGGCTATGATGTCCGTAAAATCCATGAAGTCCTCCAATTCATGAAGCTTAATGATCTGAATGTTCCCCTTGTAGGCAATATCTATATCCTCCCCTTCGGTGCAGCCAAGATTATGAACCAGAATCAGCTGCCGGGCTGTGTTGTCACGGATAAGCTCCTGGCTGAAATTGATAAGGAAAGAACAGCCGAGGATAAAGGGGTCGGTGCCCGCTTGCTGAGAGCCGCTAAGATGTACGCTCTCATGAAAGGCATGGGCTTTGCCGGAGTTCATATCGGCGGGCATAATATCAAATATGAGCAAGTGGAATATGTGATTGAAAAGGGCGAGGAGCTCAGCAAAGACTGGATGGCTCTGATTCCTGAGTTTGATTATCCTATGCCCAATGGTTTCTATTATTATGAAAAGGATCCCAAAACCGGCCTCAATACCACCACACCTGTCAATCGGAAGAACTTGCCTCTGGATGCCCCTGTGGGAGTAGCTTACAGCGGTATGAGAATGATGCACAGCATGCTCTTCACCCCCGGCAAAAACTTCTTCCCCGTCATGCGCAAGATTTATAAAGGACGTAAGGATAACCGCAAACACGGCTTTGAACACCTGGCAAAAGTCATCACCAACGACTGTAAGGACTGCGGGGACTGTGCTATGTTCGAACTGGCTTATCTCTGTCCTATGTCTCAATGTCCCAAGAACCAAAGGAACGGTGCCTGCGGCGGAAGCTATCAGGGCTGGTGTGAGGTTTACCCCAACCAGAAGCAGTGTATTTATGTCAGAGCTTATGCCCGCTTGAAGAAATATAGTGAGGAAGGGGATCTGGATTCTCATCATATTCCCCCGGCCAATTGGGATTTGTATCAAACCTCCTCATGGTCTAACTTCTTCTTAGGACGGGATCACTCTGGAGAAATCTTGGGTATTCCCACTCCTGAAGAAGAGGAGAAGGCTAAGAGCGTAGATTCGACTAAGCAAGACGTGTCTAAATAA
- a CDS encoding methyl-accepting chemotaxis protein — translation MKSIRTRLILVFLLTSIMMAGIVGGFNIYNQTVLTQKNVDDYRKTLYEEYDRGIKMNVEIAISMIQGVYQEQQMGLLTEAEAKEKAAALVRKILYDNGNYIWVDTVEGINVAYLGKDSEGKSRIDAVDPTGFLYIKELIKNGMQEGGGYTDYQFAKPNESEPKPKRGYTRLFEPYGWIVGTGNWVDDIETKVSEKEVYYKQQMLKDIIKVVSAMVIGLGVVAVLAFVISQRISQRVQRIAQGAREVAQGNLTIEKIMVDTQDELGQLAEDFNQMTENLAEVVKKVAYASEQVSLTSQELSAGAEESAQAAMEVAAAVTDVAQGTERQISSVSEVSEVVREMAAGMAQVLTNTGYVVRSAEGTSQAAAKGQGSVQTTIEQMNHIQRVVNHSAELVEHLGLRSQEIGQIIETISGIATQTNLLALNAAIEAARAGEQGRGFAVVAEEVRKLAEQSQGAAKQISALISEIQTDTVKAVEAMQDGTHEVEKGAMVVIEAGSAFEEIAQLIQEVTRQVRGISAEIEQISHGNERIIRAVEEVDQISREITDQTYGVSASTEEQSASVEEIASSCQVLENMAIELEKILARFKV, via the coding sequence TTGAAAAGCATTAGAACTCGATTGATTTTGGTATTCCTTTTGACATCCATTATGATGGCCGGCATTGTTGGCGGGTTTAATATCTATAACCAAACGGTGTTGACGCAAAAAAATGTGGATGACTATCGCAAAACTTTATATGAGGAATACGATCGAGGGATCAAAATGAATGTGGAGATCGCCATAAGCATGATCCAAGGGGTCTATCAGGAGCAGCAAATGGGGTTATTGACTGAAGCCGAGGCTAAGGAAAAAGCCGCAGCTCTGGTGCGTAAGATTCTCTACGATAATGGAAACTATATTTGGGTGGATACTGTCGAGGGAATCAATGTAGCCTATCTGGGTAAAGACTCCGAGGGAAAAAGCCGGATTGATGCAGTAGACCCCACTGGCTTCCTTTATATAAAAGAACTGATCAAGAACGGGATGCAGGAGGGCGGAGGGTACACGGATTATCAATTCGCCAAGCCCAATGAATCAGAGCCTAAACCAAAGCGGGGCTATACACGGCTCTTTGAGCCTTATGGCTGGATCGTGGGAACAGGGAACTGGGTCGACGATATCGAAACCAAGGTTAGTGAAAAAGAAGTTTATTATAAACAACAAATGTTGAAAGATATTATTAAAGTAGTGTCCGCCATGGTTATTGGCCTAGGAGTGGTTGCCGTCCTGGCTTTTGTCATCAGCCAGCGCATTTCCCAAAGAGTTCAGCGAATCGCCCAGGGGGCGAGAGAGGTTGCTCAGGGTAATCTGACCATTGAAAAGATTATGGTGGACACTCAAGACGAGCTGGGTCAATTGGCTGAGGACTTTAATCAAATGACCGAAAATCTGGCGGAAGTAGTGAAGAAGGTTGCCTACGCTTCCGAGCAAGTATCCTTGACCTCCCAAGAGCTTTCAGCCGGTGCTGAAGAGTCTGCGCAAGCGGCTATGGAGGTTGCCGCGGCAGTCACCGATGTTGCACAAGGTACGGAAAGGCAAATAAGTTCTGTCAGCGAGGTCTCCGAAGTCGTGCGGGAAATGGCGGCAGGGATGGCGCAGGTTTTGACCAATACAGGCTATGTGGTTCGTTCAGCTGAGGGAACCTCTCAAGCTGCTGCTAAAGGTCAGGGGTCGGTACAAACCACTATTGAGCAAATGAATCATATCCAAAGGGTGGTTAACCATAGTGCGGAATTAGTGGAACATCTGGGGCTCCGCTCTCAGGAGATTGGTCAAATCATAGAGACTATCTCCGGCATCGCGACCCAGACGAATCTCCTGGCCCTGAACGCAGCCATTGAAGCTGCCCGGGCGGGTGAACAAGGGCGAGGGTTCGCCGTGGTTGCCGAAGAGGTAAGGAAGCTGGCGGAACAATCCCAAGGGGCGGCCAAGCAAATCTCTGCTCTGATCTCGGAAATCCAAACGGATACAGTGAAAGCTGTAGAGGCTATGCAGGATGGAACCCATGAAGTAGAGAAAGGGGCAATGGTGGTCATCGAGGCGGGAAGTGCTTTTGAAGAGATTGCACAGCTCATTCAAGAAGTAACCCGACAAGTCAGGGGTATATCTGCTGAGATTGAGCAAATATCCCACGGAAATGAACGGATTATTCGGGCGGTGGAAGAAGTGGATCAGATCAGCCGGGAGATTACGGATCAGACCTATGGTGTATCCGCCTCCACTGAAGAGCAGTCTGCTTCTGTAGAAGAAATTGCCTCCTCCTGTCAGGTGTTGGAGAATATGGCCATTGAATTGGAAAAGATCCTGGCAAGATTCAAAGTGTGA
- a CDS encoding methyl-accepting chemotaxis protein — protein sequence MKSIRARLTLAFILTSVLMSIVVGGYNIYRQMDMVEKNVATYRETLFAEYDRGIKTDVEIAISVIEKVYKEQQGGLLTEEEAKVKAADLVRDLRFEGENYFWVDTTEGINVVLLGRDTEGKSRLDAVDPNGYAYVRDGFVKNALAGGGFSNYEFAKPNETEPKPKRGYTQLFEPYGWVVGTGNWVDDIEVEVVKQELIYQDQMLNDIIRIAVAMILGLALVSAFAFKLSQNFARRIKIVAQGANEIAQGNLNIEKIQVDSQDELGQLAQDFNHMTENLIQLVKQVSLASEHIASSSQQLSAGAEQSAQASNEVAGAITEVAQGTEKQMTAVNDVAAVVEEMAAGMGQVLNNTEYVVRSAEGTAKATEKGQQSIHTTINQMDHIQKAVNHSASLVEQLGIRSQEIGQIVEAISGIADQTNLLALNAAIEAARAGEQGRGFAVVAEEVRKLAEQSQIAAKQIADLIGEIQEDTHKAVDSMKNGTQEVEIGSKVVYEAGSAFEEIARLIQEVTEQVRGISHEIEEISHGNERIVSSIHEVNQISKSIAEQTLNVSASTEEQSASVEEIASSSQMLAKMTEDMEQALRRFKI from the coding sequence TTGAAAAGTATCAGGGCACGTCTAACGTTAGCATTTATCTTGACATCAGTACTAATGAGCATTGTTGTTGGGGGCTATAATATTTACCGGCAGATGGATATGGTAGAAAAGAATGTAGCAACCTACAGGGAGACCCTCTTTGCCGAATACGACCGGGGAATTAAAACGGATGTAGAAATTGCTATCAGCGTCATTGAGAAGGTATATAAGGAACAGCAAGGAGGTTTGCTCACAGAGGAAGAGGCTAAGGTCAAGGCCGCCGACTTAGTTCGGGATCTTCGCTTTGAAGGGGAGAATTACTTCTGGGTCGATACCACTGAAGGAATTAATGTGGTTCTTCTGGGGCGGGATACAGAAGGAAAAAGTCGTCTTGATGCGGTAGATCCGAACGGTTATGCTTATGTGCGGGATGGATTTGTTAAAAATGCACTGGCTGGTGGGGGCTTCTCCAATTATGAATTTGCCAAACCCAATGAGACGGAGCCTAAACCCAAGAGAGGGTATACCCAGCTCTTTGAACCCTATGGCTGGGTGGTAGGAACCGGCAACTGGGTGGACGATATTGAGGTGGAGGTTGTTAAACAAGAGCTGATCTATCAAGATCAGATGTTAAATGATATTATCCGGATTGCCGTCGCCATGATTTTGGGTTTAGCCCTGGTGAGTGCATTTGCCTTTAAGCTTAGCCAGAATTTCGCCAGGAGAATTAAAATCGTGGCACAGGGCGCCAATGAAATTGCACAGGGCAATCTAAATATTGAGAAAATCCAAGTGGATTCACAGGATGAACTGGGTCAATTGGCTCAAGATTTTAACCATATGACGGAGAATCTTATTCAATTGGTCAAACAGGTTTCTCTGGCTTCGGAACACATCGCCTCTTCTTCTCAACAATTATCTGCTGGGGCCGAACAATCAGCCCAGGCTTCTAATGAGGTAGCAGGTGCTATCACTGAGGTTGCACAGGGGACAGAAAAGCAGATGACCGCAGTGAATGATGTGGCTGCCGTGGTGGAAGAAATGGCAGCGGGAATGGGGCAAGTGTTAAACAATACGGAATATGTGGTTCGTTCAGCTGAGGGAACAGCAAAAGCCACCGAGAAAGGTCAACAATCTATCCATACAACCATTAATCAAATGGACCATATCCAAAAAGCGGTTAATCATAGTGCTTCTTTAGTGGAGCAACTGGGTATTCGTTCCCAAGAAATTGGACAGATCGTTGAGGCCATCTCCGGGATCGCGGATCAGACCAATCTTTTGGCTCTCAATGCAGCTATCGAAGCAGCACGGGCCGGAGAACAAGGAAGAGGATTTGCGGTGGTTGCTGAAGAGGTTCGGAAGCTGGCTGAGCAATCCCAGATTGCAGCGAAACAAATAGCCGATCTCATTGGGGAGATTCAAGAGGATACCCATAAAGCTGTAGACTCTATGAAGAATGGAACACAAGAGGTTGAGATAGGGTCCAAGGTGGTCTATGAGGCAGGCAGCGCTTTTGAAGAGATTGCCAGGCTTATTCAAGAGGTCACCGAGCAAGTTCGGGGTATCTCCCATGAGATTGAGGAAATTTCCCATGGCAATGAACGGATTGTTTCCTCCATTCATGAAGTCAATCAGATCAGCAAATCCATTGCCGAACAGACTCTCAATGTGTCGGCTTCGACTGAGGAGCAATCAGCCTCTGTGGAAGAGATCGCCTCCTCCAGCCAAATGCTGGCCAAAATGACAGAGGATATGGAGCAGGCACTTCGTAGATTCAAGATATAA
- a CDS encoding heparan-alpha-glucosaminide N-acetyltransferase domain-containing protein produces the protein MAHKKRAAYPMFAWISRHSLWIYLIHQPILVGLIFTLKNFAFIS, from the coding sequence CTGGCGCACAAAAAAAGAGCGGCTTACCCCATGTTTGCATGGATCAGCCGCCACTCCTTATGGATTTATTTAATACACCAACCCATTTTAGTTGGGCTTATCTTTACCTTAAAGAACTTCGCCTTTATATCTTGA